The DNA segment attctgaTCAGCAATGTGTCTTAGAAGCATCACAAGAAATAATGACTTGGTATGGTCGCTACCCCGCAGTTACCTTTCCTCATAACTGTAGTCATCAGCAAACCTGTTCATTCCtatcctccctctctctgtacgtgtctgtgtgtgcttgtcttCAAAAGGAGGAGGGCTTTGAGAATTATAGCATAGTTCATATGTAATGTTCACTGTTATGTCgtttggtgtgtgttgtgtgctcAGGGATCTGTAAGCCAGACGGAATCGCGAGAGGCTGCCAACAGACGTGTTCCAGAATTAGAATGCAGGAGAAGAGTAGACGGGGAAGACACGAGGTGAAAGGACagaacaaatgaaacaaagttcCTAATAAAAACGAGGGTTCGCCACGCACCCACTCTCCTGGGAGCTCGtagcacacatatacactctatcacacacacacgcaggtatTATATCTTCATCAAATCACTGTGTAGAAGAGGCTGCTCACACCGACCCCGgtaacacacgcacgcgcgcggaAGTGACGACACAGAAGGCTTACGTGTGTTTGCATACCTGACTGCGTGCTCGACAGACCATAAGACCGACGGAGTGTGTCATGTATGTCTTGGAACTTCCACTGCCGTGGAGTGGGTGGGTAGGATGGAGGAGACCTACCTGCGAAGACAGAATTgatggtgagagagaaagaagaagaagaaaaattcgGGCGAATGGCGCGTTCTGTTTCCACAGATTAAGCATTTTCTCCCCCTTCCTCTTCCCTCCCCGCTACCAACCTTTCCTTTCTTCGCCGTTCTGTGTGTTTCGTTCGACGCTTAACTCGATAGTCGCAGCGCGAACAGCGATGAATAAATTATGTGCGCTATGTTATGCCTCGGGGGCCACCATCCATACACGCACTCGCATACGacgacaacacacacatacacgcacacacacacacggctacgcgtgcgcacgcgcgtgctcCCCATATAAGGCCAGGTGCGTGATTGGGCAATCAGCGCGCGCTCTCGCCGCAGCACGTGCAACACGAGCCGTGGCGAAAAGGAGAGGGCTGGGTGGAGGCGGAGAGCAGGCGAAGGTGAAGGGATGTCGGAAGAACAAGGTGCTGTGAAATTCCTTGACTGCAGGTGTAAAGGCTGGTCGCCGAATGGCGGCTCCACGCTGGCTGGCTGGGCGCTCTGCGAGCCTCGCACACACGATGACGAGCGCTGGAGCTGCATACAGGGAGGAAAAGCGCCTTGCTGGCACGGTGTTCGTCTTCACCTTTGCGTCTGGCTCCCTTTCCAGCCATCCCCCACCCTCCCTACCATCCATCGGGAGCCCGAGGCAGCCAGAGCGAACAGTAGCAGGCCATGTTGTAGCCAGGTGATGCCACGCCACTGACCTCCCCTCTGACCTGCCGGCTAGGTGATTCGCATCTAGACTCGGCTGGGcaggttttttcttcttctggtcCATCATCCTTTTAGTTTGATTATTTACGCCCACTTGAGATTATTGCATGAGACCAACAGCTAGAACGAAAATAAAAGGTACCAcgggaagaaaatgaagagctaTATATCGGATGGCAATCGGTGTAGGGCGGGCTGCTCACTATAGATAACGTAGGAATTATCAAAGGAGGTAGGAGGTATTTTGGGTTCAGAAGCGTGTAAAAGGTGAAGATCGAGCTAGGGTGAGCGATCAAaaatcctccccccccccccaaacactttttttttcattcatgtaaGCTAATGGGCGGATGGAGTATGCAGGAACACCTTGATATGACATCGCTCTCCCTGTTACAAGTGGGGGAAATCCCTGCGCTTTGGTAATTATATTTCTGAAATGccgccctctctctctgtggaaaaaaacaacaacaacaaaaacaccacCTTATAAGCACGTGTACACGCGCGCAGCAATAAGCAAAGCTACAACTAATCGTCCTAACAGCTAGCTGTTGTCCAGCAGGACATGTGCTATCAGCTATTGTCCCGCAGGACGTTCCTTGAGCTGTCCTCCACAGGATGTGTTAACGTTTGTTGTCTAACGGGGCGCTGACAACTGTTGCTGAACATTTCTCACGCTAACAGCTGTTGTCTAACAGAACGTTAATAAGTAATTGCTTGCCTTTCCCACGTGCGTTTTctgcgcacgtgcacacagaacGGTTGTGGTTCATCACGGCTGGAGAGAGGAGAACCGGGTCTTGCGTATTCTTATTGTCTGACAGTTCGTTCTTTCTCGTTCGGTTTATTTCCACAGTAACAGTAAAAAGCAGCCCCTATACTGAAGCTGTCAACACCTTGCTGAAAAATAGTAATTTGCACAGTTACCTGCAACAGCAAGGGGCAGATCACACTCTTATGCCTAACCCTTCTTAAACTCTTGGTGgtaggtatatatattttattttgaatcgGTCTCCCAGCAACCATATTTTTACTGATTATGTACTTAAAAAGCAGCTAAGGGTTAAGGTTAGTTAAGGGAATCTCAAACATTGCATAAAAAATAAGCATCACTGATTATGCTTACACAGATTCCTTCCTTGATAAACATTCAGGTGTGTTTCTGCATGTCTTACGGGTGTTAAATACTTGCCCAAGTTTCTGACTGATGTACCTACGTGACATTAGGCTCGTTTTCACAGTCCAGGGAACCAAGAAACTATGAATATTCCCTTGCATAACTACTCATGACAAGCGAGAGGTTCCCGGTTCACTATAGGGTGCTCGGTTTCCAcccaaaatgttttattaaatccAACAATTTTGCTGTTCACAGCAAAATCCCAGCCAGACAATTCATACCTCTCCAGTTCATTTCATTAACATGTGCTGCTCTTTCCAACTCCTAACTCTGATGTATAAGTTTTGTGTGCCCAGTTGTGCATGCTGGCAGAACCATGTACATCCTTCTTGCTCTGTTAAAGATCTCATGACGATTGGAAATTGGAACTGCTATGTTGGACTGCTTACCTATTAAACTCAAAGTTTTGCTTGATTAAATTTTTCCACTCTTTCTCCTGTGTGAGTTTGTGTACCTGAGTGTTTATGCTGGGAAATTTATATGTCTTGCACTGTTAAAATATAAGTTATAACTATTGATATTCATGGGGCGTCTACAAAGCATGCTCATGATGGGGAAGAAAGTTAACAGATGAAAGTAGAACAGGTAATTAATATAAACAGAATTAATGGCTGTTTTAAAAGCAATACATGGAATGTTAAAACGATTTTTTAGGAAAAGGCAATTTTTCATTCCTTAAGCAAAATTAAGTTACAACTGCAtctgttttaagaaaaattggCTTGTACATAATCTGGTATATCCTATTActatttgaatttattatttaattcattctcatttttgtttaaatatttgaatgCAGCTCATAGATTCTTCAATGTTTCTACtacgaattttaaaaaatcattcttgTCCTTTTCTCATGAACTTTGACAGTCAATCTTCATAATTCACATATTCTCTTTCATTCGGAAATACTATATAAGAAGTGAACAAAAGTTCATTTAAAGTAAAAACTTTCGGTTTAagtacagtttttaaaattgagaaaaacaattcttttttattgtatttttataactCTTTAACAGAATGTACTTCTGTCTCAGCCACGCCACAAGTGAAATCTGGATAACTTTTCAAAAGGATGACTTGCCATGTAAATGAATTAGCTTCTTATTAAAAGCAACGTTTCTGTGTATCACAAGGAGCAAAGTTATCTGGCTACAAAATATTAATCAGCAATCAACTTGTTTTGTAGCATTTACCGATCTCTtctcaaacaataaaatagtttcATCTCTTTCCACAAGTAAAGTTCATGTCTTATAATTTGGATTTTGATGTTAGAGGGTCTGCTGTCTGTGTTAAAAGTGTTGATCTGTCTGTACGACGTGTTCGTACAACCCCTTCCTGTGCAACTGAAATAGCCAGACGGCCATCCCTGGTCCACATACGTCCAGTGTTGTAACCTCTCCCCTCGCCtgaaaaagattaataataattaggATGCTTGTATGGAATCCCAGCATGTTGCTATTGCTCTATGTTTTATATCAGCAGGCTAAGAACAAGGAATATAAACGCAAGCTGGTGGAAGGagcctctccctcccctccctctctctctcacacactccacccaccaccaccactttaaCTGTGACCGGTCATTGAGGGGACAGCATGAGATTCAGCAGcagtacacacacaaacctcttAACCATAAGCATAATGACCACAAGCATTTCTAatcagcagcatgcacaaacttTGCTCTTAAATTACCTATAAATATGGCCAGAAGACAGCATACTAATTCTTTACAATGGATGCATAAATCTTACCATGTTAGATAAATGAAAATCAGATAATCACAACATATGGTCTGTCGCAAAGTAAATGATAAAGGGAAATAGCCTAAATTATCCCCCTTCCATAACAACTGACAATCATACCGCACACAGGACTTTCCATCTCATACAACAGCCAGTCGTCAGCACGGAATGTAGAGTGGAACCACACAGTGTGGTCAATCGAAGtcataaacattttctcctGAGCCTCAGCATGGCTTCCTGTATAGGGAAGTGTTGCTGTGCCCAATAACATGGCATCGGACATGTAGGCTGCACAGCACTGATGCATCTTGTGATCGTCTCCTGCAGTCATAGGATTGAAATAGTACTTAATCATTCTGTTcatataatgataatgataaaataatattgcaTGCTGGAGGTGGTTAAACAAGTTTAAAGCAGATGATATGAAAGTTGAAAGTAGTCATAACAGATTTTATTCAGGCTTTAAATTGAACAATTACAACAATTAAAGCAATCTGTGTATTAGTTCAAACAAGCTCATTTTAGTGTACCAAAGCACATAATTATTATACTTTCTAAATTCTCACCTAAATGCCCTGCTGCTTTGATCCAAATGCAGCGCCTTGCGGAGGAGGGCCTAGTCACATAGTAATCAGTCTTGTCTGCTAAACGTCGATGAATTGCCATGACATCATCTGGCATACGATGCCTTACCCCATATCGGTACAATCGAGCCTTTTCAGGGCTGCAgtgcaaagcaaaacaaatacaacGGCATGTATAATACATGagacacaaaataatgtaaattatCATGCATCTACTGACATATCCATGTACATGATCTTCCtacacacaaagtaaaaataaaattttaacccAATGGCCTTGATAAGCAGCTTGTCAAGATCCACACATTGTTCTGGGGGAGGTACATCGGGCATCTTGAACTGATGACTGAATGGGTCTTTCTCTTCTCGCTTGAATGATGCTTGCATGGTGAAAATGGCCTGTCCCTCTTGCATTGCTTTGATATTTCGACCAACATAGGTCTGGCCATCACGTGTTCGATCAACTAAATATAGAATGGGTATTTTGTAGTTTCCTGCAACAGACAGCATCATAACTTTAATCTATTTACCGCTCCTACTTCATGAAAAAATGGGCACATCATCATCCAACATCCtctacaatatttacaataaaatcagGACAGTAAAATAAGCTGAAAATTCACCAAAAAAATCGTATTTATAAAAACTAATGTGTAAACCTGCCTTGAAGACACAGTGTTGTCCTTATCTACTAACAAATTTTGATTGCAGCAATTTATgctaaagggaggtaagcatgCTCCTAACATGAACACGGCTGAAGGTGTACACAAAATGTCTGATTATTTTCCTCCAAAACATCACTGGCAAAAAATTTAGAACTAtcaacattttctcatttttgtgttACAGATATTAGAGATACAGTAATCGGTGCAAATGTTATaccagaacaaagaaaagaaatgttatagATAACTGTTAATGTACTGTgctaaatttataaaatgaactAACACTGATCATACAGGATTGTTTGATAGTTTAATGGTTAAAACATTTGCTTGCTACATCTGCAGAGAGAGGCCAAGGGCTCAGAACACTAAGACACTTTTTTTTGCAAGGCTGGGCATTGGGGGTTTTCTCCACTCCCTCTTCCCTCATAGTGCAAAATCCCCTCTATGTGGAACCCTTTCCCACCAAAACAATCAACCTAACCAACACTAatcatacaaaaaagaaattgtacGAAGTCTCTGTATAACTCACCttaacacacctcttccgtgaGCATCACTCCTAACAGTACTCCACAGAGTGTTACTCCTTTTTAACTCCAACTCCCTTTccatttattgctacttccctacttgtcttcctctgctgaaTTAATACacttagttcttgttacctgattcctctttgcattttctatatttgtcttttattagtcatcagtactgttgttcatccttcctttcctttgtatgtttatgtttcattCTAGTCTCAAGCAATAAAAGTATGCACCTTATGAGCGTGAGTATGAACTATACAAAtcacatatttttataatactTATTATAACAAAGTAGCATTATTTTTTATCCGTAGTTGTTTAAAGCTAAAAAATACCTAATCAGACGACTTCAAAATCTTCCAAGACTTCTTTCAATAACTAATAAGCTTTGCTCTAAACTAACCTGGACGCAGAAAATAGCAGTGCAGACTGTGAGCATTGTGATCAGAAGGCACAGAATAGGATGCAGCTGCCAAAGCTTGCCCCACAACCTGCCCGCCGAACACAGCCCGTCCTCCTTGAGGCTGCCACAGCATCTTACTTCTACTGATTATAATGAACACACTTGAACTAACCCTCAACATTTAGTTTCAGCTCCAGAAATTTTTATGCAAGAATAAGAAAGAGGGGACAAACTccaaagcattaaaataaaaaaactctgAAAGAATATGTgtttcgatgatgatgatgatggtgatgatgatgatgcagatcTGTTTTCATTGTATGTGGGTTCTGGGagctaatattttttctagCTAAGTTTGATCAAGTGAATCTGTTGTATGGTTTGAAACCTCAGTctaaatgaagaagaagatattAAGTAATAATTTCCATAATAAGTATTTGGCTCAAGTGCATGTTGCGCAAAGACCTTTAAtgcttaatttaattttaaactcctcacattaaaaaaaaggtggttTCCCACTAAGAATAATGTCAAATGCaagtattaaaatatattaactatACAAGATaatataacactttatttatcccagaaggCAATTCAGGGCAGCTCATTATGAAAGCACAAAACACTACTACAACATGTTACCAAAACATATTTGTATCCACCAAACAGACTCCTACTTGAATGGTTCAGGCAGCTGCCTTTATAcgcacacacagcaacattcaGTAGTATCACAGTCAAAACAATGAAGGACAGCCTtaatctgttggtcctgcatgcagtgTCTGCCTATTATACAGAGACAGGAGAGCATTCTAGACTTTGGAGCCAGTGgaaacaatatgatatgaaaccTCCTTCTCGTGGATGTCACTTACAATATTTTaccaacaaaaatcaaagacaatctctttgttcttacattaattttttaataaactgtcaTCACACCAGGCAAACAAATTAATCCACAGGTATACCATGGGTATCTACTGGCCCGCTTAGTTGAGAGTGCAGTGTCATttgagaatttgacaagatattgaCCCTCGTGGTTACTGCGGAGTCTGCtgatatacagaataaacagaagcggggatgCAACACAGCCTTGGAATGAGCTGGTGCACAATGTGATGGTGTCAGAAACAGGGTCGTTGACAAATACTCGTTGTTGCTagttacttaaaaaatattagaaaaatattaataacaggCGCGTGGAATCACTCTCGAACTCTTGCTCCTATCAGGTAAACGTAACCTGAAAATGGGTACGCCTGAACGAAATTAGGACTTTTGAAATACTGGTCGTAGGTCTTAAGAACCGATGTTAGGTTTAATGATTGAAATCTCCTAAGATAAATTTAAGAGCGTCGGGACAGATGGAATCGAAATTGTGAGTACATATTCCGTCAGTttcttgaaacaaaaaacattaataaatcgTATGaaactattaataataaagaaacaggCGTATGGGATCACTCTCGAACACTTGCTCCTATCAGGTACACTTAACCTGAAAATGGGTACGCCAGAACGAAATCAGGGCGTTTTACTTTCAACTAAGAAGTCAAACGAGTAAAACGAGTCTAGTAAATACTTTGACTGATACATCGTGTTTTAAACTCCGCAAAAACTTCCAGTATGAAAAACTCATTACTGTACCTGTAAAGATCAACATCTATTTTCTCAAGATTCAAGAATGACCGTATAATAACGCTCTCaaagttctctttcttttctgtcgtCTGCACAGCTGCTTTCTCTGACGCCATCTTTAATTCTGCAGTAAGTCCGGTTACTTCCGGATATGATCGGTATAAtgtttttctaattttgttgctgttattaaattaacataaaaacagtaaaaagttaaattttccTGCATTATAAATCGGCAGTCAGCTCGGAAATAGCACGATAAAAATGGCATAGCGTCGGTGCTGATAGATGCGTTGCTATGGGCGAGCTTGCCCGCCATCTGTATAAGTAGACGTTTTTGTTTTGCCCAACATCGACCATTATAAAAACTCTTGCCTGTATTTATAAACACAAACCGAGAATGGAACAGTTTTTGTATAAACTGGTGAAATGCGTCTCTCAGATggattttttattaaatgtcgCCCTCGATCCTTTTAATTACCAAAGTTGTGGATCTTTCAAATGCTGGAAAATGCTGCATGTGTACTTCTCTTTATACAGCGAATGTGTGAAAAGGTTCAAAGAACCGACAGTGCCATCGCTGGATCCACGAACCtgtattattggactgcttGTAGAGGATTTTTGACCCATtaattcattgtttaggctcgcatTAATGAAAATGTCcactttgttgtttcagccgtgcgacttttgaatgggcTGTGTGAATGAATGAGACACGAATGTATAGAAGCCTGTTTTGTGaatgcaattgtgtatgaattttaatcGAGccgcaactgaattgccctctgggataaataaaatattgtcttaTCTTAAGTTCTGGCTCTCGTTCGTCGGGTGCGTTGTCTACTCTTTACCTCGCGTTCTTTTCTTTCCTATCCACCACGCACCCGCACTCAGCCGACCTCTATACTCCCCTGTCAGTGTTTGCAAGTTTTATGTTGACACTTGTCTTTCCTCTACGGGTCAAGTCCGGgacgtgtgtgtggtgggggagaAGATTGGTAAGTTTGTCTTAGAATGCAAAAAAGGGTCTGTTGAAGCTAAGGGATCTTTTAAATTTtcgttttgctttgttcttgtcaaATAATCAAAGTGGTTATCGAACAAATTAACAGCATCCCAAAGATAACTCGACCATTTTTCCCTCGCAAGATGGAAGAGTCCGAAGAAGTTCCGCAAATGCATGGGAAAAACTGCAGCAGCATtcgtggattttttaaaatttactaacCTAATTGGAACCAGAATGCCACGATGGAATTAtcagttaataagagtattagaGCGTTGAAAGATGTTGCtaagtattaaaaaatcatGTCACAGAAATACAGTGAAACCACtataaacgaaaacaaaaattttgaagTCTCTGAGATATCAGCTACAGCTACACTTGCAGGCAACATTTTTTATGATGCTCTCCTATGGAATATCTCAAGAATTCACAAAAACTCATGGAGATTGCAATTGTgctttagaaacaaaatattgtagCCGGACGGACGACGTCCCTCGCTACTGGCCAACACCGCGCGGCCGCCTAACGCCAagtcagtccgttcctctttggtgttccagggaagaggacggaagttcccaattGAGACTAATGGCGGAAAACTGCGCatgaggctaagcgttggtttCGGCAGATAGCAGACAAcatatacacgtccgtgctgGGTCTGCTTCTTGCCCACCACCTTTCAATGGCAATGACAGCTGGTTGCCAAAACACTGCACTGTTAcacatacttttttaaaataaagaagaaagatgaagaatgaGCGATTAAAATAATGAAGTCTGAATATTGCTATCATTTGCAACAACTTTCATTTAAGTAAAGGTACATGTGCTGCCAAACTGGCGAGGTGCTGTTAGACTGCACGATACAAAATAGTGGAACTGTAAGTCTGTGAAATGTCATTCATGTTGTTGCCTAgatgtgagaaaaataaaaagtattataaGCATataacagaaaacaataaaatactttcTCTCATTTGATTTATTGATTGCTACCACCACCAGCTTGTCCCAAAGGACAACACTGGTGTACTCGCTCTCTCATAcgtatgcatacatgcacacagcctctctcatacacacccTTTTCACACACATCATACAGAGGATGCTTTTAATCAAACCAAGCTTATGCCTATTCATAATTATTAATAGGTAGAGCACAGTAAAgactcatttttttcaagacccAAGTTGACAAGAAACAGAACATTTTATCATTACTACATAAATGTTAACTCTCAGTTCTAattatgtattttcttaaatgccctagaagaaaagacagatgtagaaagaaaaaaaagacactgtTTCAATCCTCTCATATGACCCTCCAATCCAAAAGATACAATTACCAATTATGAGTCCAATTACATCTTTAGAATTGGTGTTACAAAAAATGTGGCAATGGTACACAGAACATTATCCTTCATAATGACACCCACTGGAATGCACGTTCTTGTCAATTCTTCAGACTTTGATATAAATGATCATGATCATGCAGGTCTTGTCCAAACATCTCTTTTTTCGCTCACCAAAGTGTCTGAATAAGGTTAGTCATATTCCATTCTTTTAGTCTCAAAAATATTCTTCTGGGTGACTGTATGCAAATGAGCTCTGAGCTGCAGATGGAAgtcataatttgttttcagtttaatCCTGACCAGTCGCCTCTTGACAGATTTCTTTGGCCAATTTTAGCAACTTTCGATCCGACAGTGAGATTCCGTCACCCTCTGTTATAGTCTTGGCCTGAGTCAACCAGTAGTCCTGGGTGCGGCTGAAGTAATCATCGGACATTTCCCCTTCCTCTCGCTTTGGAGCATCATCAAATGTCATATCAATGTCGCTTGAATCTAAGgacacacaaaaattatttatttaccagGTCACCTTTGACAAACAGGTAAATAGAAAAAGATACCATGTGGTCTTTACTGTTAGTGATCTGGGACAAATACAAGACGTCTGTTTATGAAGTAAACAATAATCATCATACAAGCAAGTACCTACCATCATCAGATTCATCCTCCTCTGTCTTCTTTGCTGTTGCCCCTTTCCTTTTcctgtcttcctccttctcatcatcatcatcatcagatgaTTCCTGCCACTCCTAAAAGAAATAACCATTAAATGCCACATGTGCCTCCACTTGGATGCAACAGCTAACAACAGctgtatgtgtttgtgccaGCTTGCATAGACATGAAAATTTATAATAAGCCAACACTTACAGAATACGACCCTTACACATGCATGAATAACACCAACTAACCTGTGTCTGAGGATCGGGGCCAATGACTGTTTGCCAGGTGTCAAGCTTGCCCAAGTTCAGGGTGTAGAGATCACTTAAAGTGATCTGTCTGTCCCCTTCTTCATAAGTTCCGCCATACAAATATAAAGTACTTTCTTTCACTGCAAGGCATGGCTTCATCCGTGCTGAAGGTCTAAAGATCTTCTGAGCTGGCCTTGTCTGATCATTGTTCACCACCTCACCTCCACTATCAAGAGAGATCTGTGGTCCAACGGTGACAGAAAACACCTCACCACCAGGAAAAACAGCTGGGGTTGTAGCACTAGTTCCTTGAGTTTCATCCTGCATTATTGGTTCTTCCTCAAGTGCCTCTTCCAAATCTGAAGTACCCACATCAATGTCGTCCTTGTTAAGGTTATCTGCGTCTTCAGTATCAATACCCTCTTCAGCATTCATGTTTTCTTCCCcctcttcttgtttttgcttgCGACGTCTCTTCTTTTCAGCACATGCTGGTCGCTCTCCCCTGGATGCACAGTAGTTCTTACTTTTATACATGCatgaaagatatatttatatttaattactgttttacagttttattttatatttgtattatatttttgcttatttcttaaacacaaatgtatgcatatgtgtgtgtataaatatatacattttttttctttaaatttatttctgaaaagcTCAGATCTGTTCTTTACCTTAGATTTACTGAATACCAATGCCCCTTATCCAGGTCAAGTGAAAACAGGTCATTGTAGAAAACTCCATCCAGCTgttcctcatcctcctcctacagaaagggaaaaaaaaactaatatgcATTTCATTCAAGGCTAGTTAAGCTCAtagctaaaaattaaaaaattacctTAACCAAGACAATATCATGTGACTAAAATTAAAAGGATATTAAATAACTCCtctacaaagaaatataaaaatttatataaaacataatatatCTGTGCCTGAAAGCAGCTCTACAAATAAGGCCTTATGACAACAATTTCATATGGCTTGAATAAAGTCAACTTGCTACTTGTGTGGTGCCCATGAAAAAGAATAGGAATTTTCTCCTACCTCATCAAAAACTCCTCCAAATAGGACCCCTCGGTTGCCAGGGGCAATGACAGCAGACATACCACAGCGTGGTGATGGTCTGATACCTGACTGTTTCACATTCTGCCAGCGCCATTTGGGGTTGACGCCCTCAGATTTTCCTATTTCAAAAAGGATTAAAGAATGACACTTTTTAAATGACAGAGTtgttgcaaaattattttactttgcatCCCTGCACTCACAGTTGTAAGcatcttttctgttttactcctaagccagggcttctgcttacgcgaaaaaatgcgtacagtacgcatgaaaagttcggaggaccccttcaattttcgtcaatggggtcccattcaattttgggtgaagaacaggaGGGGGGAGGaattgcgccaccggaccgcttttgtgaagaacagggaccccttaaaaatctgaagaaggggtccctgggaccccaaagaatttagccttagcagaagccctgctaagCAGACTT comes from the Pomacea canaliculata isolate SZHN2017 linkage group LG12, ASM307304v1, whole genome shotgun sequence genome and includes:
- the LOC112553245 gene encoding acyl-coenzyme A thioesterase 8-like isoform X1, with translation MASEKAAVQTTEKKENFESVIIRSFLNLEKIDVDLYSRSKMLWQPQGGRAVFGGQVVGQALAAASYSVPSDHNAHSLHCYFLRPGNYKIPILYLVDRTRDGQTYVGRNIKAMQEGQAIFTMQASFKREEKDPFSHQFKMPDVPPPEQCVDLDKLLIKAIGPEKARLYRYGVRHRMPDDVMAIHRRLADKTDYYVTRPSSARRCIWIKAAGHLGDDHKMHQCCAAYMSDAMLLGTATLPYTGSHAEAQEKMFMTSIDHTVWFHSTFRADDWLLYEMESPVCGEGRGYNTGRMWTRDGRLAISVAQEGVVRTRRTDRSTLLTQTADPLTSKSKL
- the LOC112553245 gene encoding acyl-coenzyme A thioesterase 8-like isoform X2; protein product: MASEKAAVQTTEKKENFESVIIRSFLNLEKIDVDLYRSKMLWQPQGGRAVFGGQVVGQALAAASYSVPSDHNAHSLHCYFLRPGNYKIPILYLVDRTRDGQTYVGRNIKAMQEGQAIFTMQASFKREEKDPFSHQFKMPDVPPPEQCVDLDKLLIKAIGPEKARLYRYGVRHRMPDDVMAIHRRLADKTDYYVTRPSSARRCIWIKAAGHLGDDHKMHQCCAAYMSDAMLLGTATLPYTGSHAEAQEKMFMTSIDHTVWFHSTFRADDWLLYEMESPVCGEGRGYNTGRMWTRDGRLAISVAQEGVVRTRRTDRSTLLTQTADPLTSKSKL
- the LOC112553203 gene encoding kelch domain-containing protein 4-like, whose protein sequence is MGKKNKDKKGKGKEKTELKTEKKAAKRAKKEIAEKGEEDIEQLIAKFTEHDKRLTQVIEEKCPPPTPRSNMTLVSHPEREELIVFGGEYFTGSKMHLYNDLFFYNISKDEWTKVMSPKPPPPRSSHQAAVMAQGGGQMWVFGGEFSSHSQNQFFHYRDLWVLHLKEKKWEEIKSPGGPSARSGHRMVAFKKQLFVFGGFHDNARDYKYFNDIYSFDTGTYVWTKLEPAGNPPSPRSGCLLFATPTRLLVYGGYSKEKVKRDVDKGFIHTDMFALLPEGKSEGVNPKWRWQNVKQSGIRPSPRCGMSAVIAPGNRGVLFGGVFDEEEDEEQLDGVFYNDLFSLDLDKGHWYSVNLRGERPACAEKKRRRKQKQEEGEENMNAEEGIDTEDADNLNKDDIDVGTSDLEEALEEEPIMQDETQGTSATTPAVFPGGEVFSVTVGPQISLDSGGEVVNNDQTRPAQKIFRPSARMKPCLAVKESTLYLYGGTYEEGDRQITLSDLYTLNLGKLDTWQTVIGPDPQTQEWQESSDDDDDEKEEDRKRKGATAKKTEEDESDDDSSDIDMTFDDAPKREEGEMSDDYFSRTQDYWLTQAKTITEGDGISLSDRKLLKLAKEICQEATGQD